From Mobula birostris isolate sMobBir1 chromosome 22, sMobBir1.hap1, whole genome shotgun sequence, the proteins below share one genomic window:
- the LOC140186156 gene encoding uncharacterized protein, protein MRRQFVTMDELIIFEDAMHNESSSFNSETLTDGSYPVTQASAEILGESGNEASLLGGTVNTIGCNGPKDTEGPRPGADMRRAGRARAVSQSLDQKEGALVKADIAGAHRNTGVRNDTTSNTHAEATGPNSEGEGSAIFKEWIYPKRTEEEAVPSHQPDPPEKQELRRWIVAPSRDHEAMRQTTKVRGFEAKQNDAREKEKAQGICVSESYRDNAIERDVYTLPTVNITIPSSVGYLIEKQAGEEDTLISALSVENQGQGCFSFQSNPTTNERGWQERNAAGLRECLMDSDDTALLPAMGKDLREFSVIDCEVSLAGEVGLAAGRGQAEVWAANGDLRAGNDELGCNASVVAPTAGGGDMDRECPVCTEPFDTDAHKQAQLNCNHSFCDSCVKTIMEKAAARSSSQIRCPVCRQRTPMPEWEIRQLQEEMTFLSQSQAGRTDGLVEVPAHAASQRGLCSWLEQGLQQRLRTTRRCGYLPCLRYPLWLVNALARCDQTCSCCYLCSILLLYGLELLCLSLIFTPVIVLVLLFTLLGKE, encoded by the coding sequence ATGAGGAGACAGTTTGTAACAATGGACGAGCTGATTATATTCGAAGATGCAATGCACAATGAGTCCTCGAGCTTTAACAGCGAGACCCTGACCGACGGCAGCTACCCAGTGACACAGGCGAGCGCTGAGATCCTTGGTGAGTCTGGAAATGAGGCCAGCTTGCTGGGAGGGACCGTGAATACAATAGGTTGCAATGGGCCGAAGGACACCGAGGGTCCGAGGCCAGGGGCTGACATGAGAAGGGCTGGGCGAGCCAGAGCTGTGAGCCAGTCTCTGGATCAGAAGGAAGGAGCCCTGGTGAAAGCTGACATCGCAGGGGCTCACCGGAATACAGGAGTGCGCAACGATACGACTTCCAACACACATGCAGAAGCGACTGGACCTAACAGTGAAGGAGAGGGGAGTGCAATATTTAAGGAATGGATTTATCCGAAGAGGACTGAGGAAGAAGCAGTACCTTCACACCAGCCAGACCCTCCTGAGAAACAGGAATTAAGGAGGTGGATCGTTGCACCAAGTAGGGACCATGAGGCAATGAGACAAACCACCAAGGTACGTGGATTTGAAGCCAAGCAGAATGACGCTCGAGAGAAAGAGAAAGCCCAAGGTATCTGTGTATCTGAGAGTTACAGAGACAATGCCATCGAAAGAGATGTCTACACATTGCCAACAGTAAATATAACTATCCCCTCCAGTGTGGGCTATCTTATAGAGAAACAGGCTGGTGAGGAAGATACTCTAATCAGTGCATTGTCAGTGGAAAACCAGGGCCAGGGCTGCTTTTCTTTCCAGTCTAATCCCACAACAAATGAGAGGGGAtggcaggaaaggaatgcagCTGGCTTAAGAGAGTGCCTCATGGACTCTGATGATACAGCCCTGTTGCCTGCCATGGGGAAAGACCTGCGAGAGTTCTCTGTTATTGACTGCGAGGTGTCCTTGGCTGGAGAGGTGGGCCTCGCTGCTGGAAGAGGACAGGCAGAGGTCTGGGCCGCAAACGGTGATCTCCGGGCAGGGAATGATGAGCTGGGCTGCAATGCATCTGTCGTGGCTCCAACCGCTGGCGGTGGTGACATGGATCGGGAATGCCCCGTCTGCACCGAGCCGTTTGACACGGATGCTCACAAACAGGCCCAGCTGAACTGCAACCACAGCTTCTGTGACAGCTGCGTGAAGACCATTATGGAGAAAGCGGCCGCGAGGAGCAGTAGCCAGATTCGGTGCCCTGTGTGCCGCCAGCGAACCCCGATGCCCGAGTGGGAGATCCGCCAGCTTCAGGAGGAAATGACGTTCCTGAGCCAGTCACAGGCAGGCAGAACTGACGGGCTGGTTGAGGTGCCAGCGCACGCCGCATCCCAGAGGGGGCTGTGCAGCTGGCTGGAGCAGGGCCTCCAACAGAGGCTGCGGACCACGCGGCGCTGTGGCTACTTGCCGTGTCTACGTTACCCACTGTGGCTCGTGAATGCACTGGCACGATGTGATCAAACCTGTTCGTGCTGCTACCTGTGCTCTATCCTCCTCCTGTATGGGCTGGAACTACTCTGCCTGTCTCTCATCTTCACCCCTGTGATCGTACTCGTTTTGCTCTTCACCTTGTTGGGCAAAGAGTGA
- the rnf208 gene encoding RING finger protein 208: MACLKQQQAAIKMEAVKIAPAEKFADCPTSQARYGPSQCTRDPPLVGKCAWPLESEIIANQACAEVSALEKSRSPSGLARTPPRTEKFSQGHRKASAEMCFHRQTPSDEVIVNQYVLHQSATAEPLECPTCGHVYNPTNKRPRILSCLHSVCEECLQILYESCPKYKFISCPTCRRETVLFTDYGLAALAVNTSILARLPAEALTANPGQWGGEADRSCYQTFQQYCGAACSCQLRNPLSSCTIM, encoded by the coding sequence atGGCATGCCTGAAGCAGCAGCAGGCCGCCATCAAGATGGAGGCCGTGAAGATCGCGCCGGCGGAGAAGTTTGCAGATTGCCCGACCTCGCAGGCCCGCTACGGGCCCTCACAGTGCACCCGGGACCCCCCGCTCGTTGGCAAGTGTGCCTGGCCCCTGGAGTCGGAGATCATCGCCAACCAGGCCTGCGCCGAGGTGTCGGCACTGGAGAAGTCGCGGAGCCCCAGCGGGCTGGCCAGGACGCCGCCGCGCACCGAGAAGTTTAGCCAAGGCCACCGCAAGGCCAGCGCTGAGATGTGCTTCCACCGCCAGACACCTTCGGACGAGGTCATCGTCAACCAGTATGTGCTCCACCAGTCGGCCACTGCAGAGCCTCTGGAATGCCCCACCTGCGGTCACGTGTACAATCCCACCAACAAGCGCCCGCGGATCCTCTCCTGCCTGCACTCGGTGTGCGAAGAGTGCCTGCAGATCCTCTACGAGTCCTGCCCCAAGTACAAGTTCATCTCCTGCCCCACCTGCCGCCGGGAGACCGTCCTCTTCACCGACTATGGCCTGGCCGCTCTGGCCGTCAACACCAGCATCCTAGCCCGACTGCCGGCCGAGGCCCTGACCGCCAACCCGGGCCAGTGGGGCGGAGAGGCGGACCGCAGCTGCTACCAGACCTTCCAGCAATACTGTGGGGCAGCCTGCAGCTGCCAGCTCCGGAATCCACTCTCCTCCTGTACCATCATGTAG